In the Sarcophilus harrisii chromosome 3, mSarHar1.11, whole genome shotgun sequence genome, one interval contains:
- the LOC100931221 gene encoding zinc finger protein 879-like: protein MKPQAVTFGSQQIPSQESLTFKDVAVNFTQEEWCLLDPSQKALYRDVMVETSQHLLSLGLLVPRVDLISHLDRGEASWMFKQEDQKKSCLDGETTLQSKESSPKLSTSYDFNLKEYWHCDIKLEKRQHNSGSHSRHLKMIFRKTPGEERDVEYNKLKRNLTQGSTLSVQPRVPIEKIHYEYDESQRNFRQYSDLVQCKKFTSGNGQSKYSEYGDCFKEKIQYQKKNVGVKDFQSNHHEVAFSLIPNSISHLKSPPGESLLDETGFMHLLPLNLCQKAHIREKLHDCNQCVNSYFQRGDPIKTQKIHRPEKPCKCNKFEKAFPQAIISSQSIHSGEKPYKCNHCIKVFRKPSQLAVHQRIHTGEKPYKCNECGKDFRWRANLIIHERIHAGKKPYICNQCGNVFQKPCNLAEHLKIHTGEKPYKCNECGKAFIQRAKLIVHERIHTREKPYKCNHCGKAFRQSSHLAVHQMIHTGEKPYTCNECGKAFRQSSSLMAHHRIHSGEKPYTCNECGKSFRQRSSLMAHHRIHSGEKPFKCNECEKAFSQKSSLMAHYRIHSGENPYSCNECGKSFSWSANLVAHQRIHTGEKPYKCHECGKTFTRKSFLTVHERIHTGLKSCKSL, encoded by the exons ATGAAGCCACAAGCAGTGACCTTTGGCAGCCAACAGATCCCATCCCAA gAATCCTTGACATTCAAGGATGTAGCTGTGAACTTCACTCAAGAGGAATGGTGCCTCCTGGACCCTTCTCAGAAGGCTCTCTACAGGGATGTCATGGTGGAGACATCCCAGCACTTGCTCTCTCTGG GACTTCTAGTTCCCAGAGTAGATCTGATTTCCCATTTGGACCGAGGGGAAGCATCATGGATGTTCAAACAAGAAGACCAAAAGAAATCCTGTCTAG atGGGGAAACCACACTTCAGTCCAAGGAGTCTTCTCCAAAACTGAGCACTTCCTATGACTTCAATTTGAAAGAATACTGGCATTGTGATATCAAGTTAGAGAAGAGACAACACAATTCGGGGAGTCATTctagacatttaaaaatgatCTTCAGGAAAACTCCAGGTGAAGAGAGAGATGTGGAATATAATAAACTTAAGAGGAATCTTACTCAAGGGTCAACTCTTTCTGTCCAGCCAAGAGTCCCCATAGAGAAGATTCACTATGAGTATGATGAAAGTCAAAGGAACTTCAGACAATATTCAGACCTAGTTCAATGTAAGAAATTCACCTCAGGGAATGGGCAATCCAAATATAGTGAATATGGGGactgttttaaagaaaagattcagTATCAGAAGAAGAATGTGGGGGTGAAAGATTTTCAGAGTAATCATCATGAAGTAGCTTTCAGTTTGATCCCAAACTCTATTAGTCATCTGAAAAGTCCTCCTGGAGAAAGCCTTCTAGATGAAACAGGCTTCATGCATCTCTTGCCTCTTAATTTATGTCAGAAAGCTCATATTAGAGAGAAATTACATGACTGTAATCAGTGTGTGAATTCCTATTTTCAAAGGGGAGATCCTATAAAAACTCAGAAAATTCACAGACCAGAAAAACCTTGTAAATGCAATAAATTTGAGAAGGCCTTTCCCCAAGCCATTATTTCATCTCAGAGcattcattctggagagaaaccttacaaATGCAATCATTGTATAAAGGTTTTCAGAAAGCCTTCCCAACTTGCAGTGCATCAGaggattcacactggagagaagccctacaaatgtaatgaatgtgggaaagacTTCAGATGGAGGGCAAACTTGATCATACATGAGAGGATTCACGCCGGAAAGAAACCTTACatatgtaatcaatgtggaaatgttttccaaaaaCCCTGCAACCTTGCTGAACATctgaaaattcatactggagagaagccatataaatgtaacgaatgtgggaaagctttcatTCAAAGAGCAAAGCTTATTGTACATGAGAGGATTCACACTAGAGAGAAACCTTACAAATGTAATCATTGTGGAAAGGCCTTCAGACAGTCCTCCCATCTTGCCGTGCATCAGAtgattcatactggagaaaagccttatacatgtaatgaatgtggaaaggccttcAGACAGAGTTCATCCCTTATGGCCCATCACAGgattcattctggagagaagccctatacgtgtaatgaatgtggaaagagcTTTAGACAAAGATCATCACTTATGGCACATCATAGgattcattctggagagaaaccctttaaatgtaatgaatgtgagaAGGCTTTCAGTCAGAAGTCATCCCTGATGGCACATTACAGgattcattctggagagaatcCCTATtcatgtaatgaatgtgggaaatccTTCAGCTGGAGTGCAAATCTTGTTGCCCATCAAaggattcatactggagagaagccctatAAATGTCACGAATGTGGGAAGACCTTTACTCGGAAGTCTTTTCTTACAGTACAtgagagaattcatactggactGAAATCTTGTAAATCGTTGTaa
- the LOC111719956 gene encoding zinc finger protein 2 homolog gives MSKPGPREKLGAKGMAPGTQKTPSQNEASKDISSFGDDSTTLLTHTGLVVYSDLFQRKCSRTTLYLVLGKKCVTFKDVAVFFSREEWCSLNPSQRELYKEVMLEISQNLLSLGNSILGDHHLIPPSISPLPLKGVNLEVSVSLCYLPRSGLPVPKTDWISKLDQGEAPWLPEHEDSGNSGLDGKNRPKTQKSTPKPNSSCDFNLRKIKGSENNSEKKQGDLKSHSKKLNIIIRKTLREKKDDDDKSESNCNPQSTNEGNQLEGKPDLTKDQKNPSVKKPYKCNECGKTFSRISYFNGHKRIHNPDRFYICNHCGKKFSRPYKLAVHQRVHTGEKPYKCDECGKSFSQTSSLTLHQKIHSGEKPHKCNECGNTFSQRSTLTAHQKRHTGEKPYECGQCGKAFSRSSSLSVHKRSHTGEKPYECTECGKAFSQTSSLIVHKKIHTGEKPYKCNVCQMAFRESSALHVHKRLHTGEKPYQCNYCGKAFSQSCSLAVHKRIHTGEKPYKCNECGKAFCESSSLSTHRKIHTGEKPYKCKECGKSYCQSSTLSAHQKIHTGEKSHKCHQCTKTFVKPSQLAAHQRIHTGERPYKCDQCGKTFGHTKTLHAHQKIHVEEKLYKCDQCEKSFQCSSYLAVHKKIHTGEKPHQCNECGKTFRQNISLIVHQRIHTGEKPYKCNQCEKSFHGSSYLAIHKKIHTGERPHPCDQCGKAFRTNLNLIVHQRIHTGEKPYQCNECGKFFTQSSNLAVHQRSHTGTKPSESN, from the exons AATGAAGCTTCAAAAGACATTAGTAGTTTTGGGGATGATAGCACCACACTCTTGACTCATACTGGGCTCGTAGTCTACTCTGATCTGTTTCAGAGGAAATGCAGTCGAACCACTCTCTATCTTGTACTTGGGAAG AAATGTGTGACATTCAAGGATGTTGCTGTGTTCTTCAGCCGGGAGGAGTGGTGCTCCCTGAACCCTTCACAGCGGGAGCTGTACAAGGAGGTCATGCTGGAGATCTCTCAGAACCTACTCTCTCTGG GGAACTCA ATCCTTGGGGACCACCATCTGATACCTCCTAGCATATCCCCCCTTCCCTTAAAAGGAGTGAATTTAGAGGTTTCTGTGTCCCTTTGTTATTTACCACGATCAGGTCTTCCAGTTCCCAAAACAGATTGGATCTCAAAGTTGGACCAAGGAGAAGCACCATGGCTGCCGGAACATGAAGACTCTGGGAACTCCGGCCTAG ATGGAAAGAATAGACCTAAAACCCAGAAGTCTACTCCAAAGCCGAATAGTTCCTGTGACTTTAATTTGAGAAAAATCAAGGGTAGTGAAAATAACTCAGAGAAGAAGCAAGGCGACTTGAAGAGTCAttccaaaaaattaaatattatcatCAGGAAAACTCTtcgagaaaaaaaagatgatgatgataagtcGGAGAGTAATTGTAATCCACAGTCGACCAATGAGGGTAATCAACTTGAGGGGAAGCCAGATCTTACTAAAGATCAGAAAAATCCAAGTGTCAAAAAGCCTTACAAATGTAACGAATGTGGGAAGACTTTCAGTCGAATCTCATACTTTAATGGACACAAGAGGATTCATAATCCAGATAGATTTTACATTTGTAATCATTGTGGGAAAAAGTTCTCAAGACCCTACAAACTTGCCGTACATCAAAGGGtacatactggagagaagccttataagtGTGATGAATGTGGGAAGTCCTTCTCCCAGACTTCATCCCTTACTCTGCATCAGAAGATTCATAGTGGGGAGAAGCCTCATAAATGTAACGAATGTGGGAATACCTTCAGCCAGCGCTCAACACTCACTGCACATCAGAAAAGACATACCGGAGAGAAGCCCTATGAGTGTGGTCAGTGTGGGAAGGCTTTCAGCCGGAGCTCGAGTCTTAGTGTCCATAAGAGGAGCCACACGGGGGAGAAGCCCTATGAATGTACCGAGTGTGGAAAGGCCTTCAGCCAAACCTCATCCCTTATTGTGCACAAGaagattcatactggagagaagccctatAAATGCAACGTATGTCAGATGGCCTTCAGGGAAAGCTCAGCCCTTCATGTACACAAGAGGTTACATACTGGCGAGAAGCCCTATCAGTGTAATTactgtggaaaagccttcagtcAATCCTGCAGCCTTGCTGTACATAAGAGAATACACACCGGagaaaagccttataaatgtaatgagtgTGGGAAGGCCTTCTGTGAGAGCTCATCTCTTAGTACACATCGGAAAATTCACACCGGAGAAAAACCCTACAAATGCAAGGAATGCGGGAAGTCTTATTGCCAAAGCTCGACGCTCAGTGCTCATCAGAAGATTCACACCGGGGAGAAATCTCACAAATGTCAtcaatgtacaaaaactttcgtAAAGCCCTCCCAACTTGCAGctcatcagagaattcatactggagagagacCCTATAAATGTGACCAGTGTGGCAAGACCTTCGGCCACACTAAAACCCTTCATGCCCACCAGAAGATTCATGTTGAggaaaaactttataaatgtgaTCAGTGTGAAAAGTCCTTCCAGTGCAGTTCATACCTCGCTGTGCACAAGAAGATtcatactggggagaaacctCATCAGTGCAACGAGTGTGGAAAAACTTTCAGACAAAACATATCTCTTATAGTACATCAGcggattcatactggagagaaaccctataaatgtaatcaatgtgaaAAGTCCTTTCACGGCAGCTCGTACCTGGCTATCCATAAGaagattcatactggagagagacCTCACCCGTGtgatcagtgtggaaaggctttcagaaCCAACTTGAACCTCATTGTGCACCAGaggattcatactggagagaaaccatatcagtgtaatgaatgtgggaagttCTTCACCCAGAGCTCCAACCTTGCCGTACATCAGAGAAGTCACACTGGAACCaaaccttctgaatctaattaa